A region from the Phycodurus eques isolate BA_2022a chromosome 12, UOR_Pequ_1.1, whole genome shotgun sequence genome encodes:
- the LOC133410865 gene encoding uncharacterized protein LOC133410865, producing the protein MSSRTPRCKHVSWCVDSPLPVTATPDPRPNNGILTRVHVSPPQACGRAPDEEDLEKQSTDQSSFEPQNAGLRRSSPVISRRCRHISCGGAALSEDPSGPMGGTRSNHTGLTKRGCPCLRLGTRLHLAVGGKFRLAEKKHTGRGMGHCSAQWEMEKENAHLLMVDLVLEMLEVLQWTLTKTKRASPRPGRPSSKRRHHHQDEEETVDDHRAQHKCTQIYSEVTQLGGSDGEAHSLCFSPLWKAECLARQLILDFGRRCFPSQ; encoded by the exons ATGTCCTCCAGAACTCCCCGATGCAAACATGTCAGCTGGTGCGTGGACtctccacttcctgtaactGCCACACCAG ATCCTCGCCCAAACAACGGGATTCTGACCCGAGTTCACGTGTCACCACCACAAGCCTGTGGAAGAGCACCTGATGAGGAGGATTTGGAAAAACAGTCCACGGACCAATCTAGTTTCGAGCCACAAAATGCTGGTCTTCGCCGGAGCAGCCCGGTCATCTCCAGACGCTGCAGACACATCTCCTGCGGGGGTGCCGCCCT GTCCGAGGACCCTTCCGGCCCCATGGGAGGCACCCGCTCCAACCACACGGGCCTCACAAAAAGGGGCTGTCCCTGTCTGAGATTGGGCACCAGGTTGCACCTTGCTGTTGGCGGCAAGTTCCGATTGGCTGAGAAGAAGCACACGGGGCGGGGCATGGGTCACTGCAGTGCCCAATGGGAGATGGAAAAG GAAAATGCTCACCTGCTGATGGTGGACTTGGTGCTAGAGATGCTGGAAGTCCTCCAGTGGActctgaccaaaacaaaaagggCGTCGCCAAGGCCCGGACGTCCAAGTAGCAAACGACGACACCACCACCAAGATGAGGAGGAGACTGTGGACGACCACCGGGCCCagcacaaatgcacacaaatcTACTCAGAGGTCACACAGTTGGGAG GCAGTGATGGTGAGGCTCACTCCTTGTGTTTCTCTCCACTCTGGAA AGCTGAGTGCCTTGCCCGACAGCTGATCCTGGACTTCGGGAGGAGGTGCTTTCCCTCCCAATAG